The following are encoded in a window of Lates calcarifer isolate ASB-BC8 linkage group LG20, TLL_Latcal_v3, whole genome shotgun sequence genomic DNA:
- the mis18a gene encoding protein Mis18-alpha, which produces MALREKSAQHRQKSVNTTFEASSINSSTVEEKLFGHAGEDEDGDDGPVVFICGKCKLPVGDSLSWDGSEDGQNQIRLKRVTDNVLVGEDTRLYEASKKSLCLITDLFCQGCSSVLGMIYASTPKNLDHKRFAFCLNVADIDSYILGSANQMLAAEGPKEQPVTLEYRGIVEQQLTEMKMLVMSMAQRLEEIEAGL; this is translated from the exons ATGGCGTTGAGAGAAAAGTCGGCACAACACCGACAGAAAAGTGTAAATACGACGTTTGAAGCGTCCAGCATAAACTCTTCCACTGTCGAGGAGAAGCTGTTTGGCCATGCAGGAGAGGACGAGGACGGTGACGACGGGCCTGTGGTCTTCATCTGCGGGAAGTGCAAGTTACCTGTTGGGGATTCACTGTCCTGGGATGGAAGTGAAGACGGCCAAAACCAAATTAGACTGAAGC GAGTCACTGACAACGTCTTGGTTGGAGAGGACACTCGACTGTATGAAGCAAGCAAGAAATCTCTCTG TTTGATCACAGATCTCTTCTGTCAAGGATGCAGCTCTGTGCTTGGCATGATTTATGCATCCACTCCTAAGAACCTGGACCACAAGAGATTTGCATTCTGTTTGAACGTAGCAGACATCGACAG TTATATCCTTGGCTCTGCAAACCAGATGTTGGCAGCAGAGGGCCCCAAAGAGCAGCCGGTCACACTGGAGTACAGAGGCATTGTTGAACAACAGCTGACAGAG